One part of the Caproiciproducens sp. CPB-2 genome encodes these proteins:
- the trmFO gene encoding methylenetetrahydrofolate--tRNA-(uracil(54)-C(5))-methyltransferase (FADH(2)-oxidizing) TrmFO: MSIRVVGAGLAGCEAAWQIARAGIEVELYEMKPVRYSPAHHSPDFAELICSNSLKAERVESAAGLLKEEMRRLHSLLMQCADGCRVPAGGALAVDRDRFSQAVTRKISAHPLIHIHREEITQIPRDGIAVIATGPLTADALAGKIAALCGGSLSFFDAAAPIVSAESLNRDRIFAASRYDKGGDDAYLNCPMDKEEYERFCAALVSAERAPVRDFDVADPKVYEGCMPVEVMAQRGTDTLRFGPLKPVGLRDPRTGHRPWAVVQLRREDSQGTLYNLVGFQTNLKFGEQKRVFGMIPGLENAEYFRYGVMHRNTFLNSPKVLSADYSLRERPALFFAGQITGVEGYMESASSGIMAGINAVRRLNGRDTLVLPDTTMIGALSRYVACGSEADFQPMGANFGVIPPLEAHIRDKKERYAAFSARSLQELKKIMAANQPGLV, encoded by the coding sequence ATGAGTATCAGAGTCGTCGGCGCGGGTCTTGCCGGCTGTGAGGCCGCGTGGCAGATCGCCCGGGCGGGAATCGAGGTCGAGCTTTACGAAATGAAGCCGGTCCGGTATTCCCCGGCGCATCATAGCCCGGATTTTGCCGAGCTGATCTGTTCCAACTCCCTGAAAGCGGAGCGCGTGGAAAGCGCCGCCGGGCTCTTAAAAGAGGAAATGAGGCGGCTGCATTCCCTGCTGATGCAGTGCGCGGATGGCTGCCGGGTACCGGCGGGCGGCGCGCTCGCGGTTGACCGGGACCGGTTCTCACAGGCCGTCACGCGAAAAATATCCGCTCACCCGCTGATTCATATCCACCGTGAGGAAATCACGCAAATACCCCGGGACGGGATCGCCGTGATCGCGACAGGACCCCTTACCGCGGATGCGCTTGCCGGAAAAATCGCCGCTCTCTGCGGCGGAAGCCTCAGCTTCTTTGACGCCGCCGCGCCGATCGTGTCCGCGGAAAGCCTGAACAGGGACAGAATCTTTGCCGCGTCCCGGTACGACAAGGGCGGGGACGACGCATACCTGAACTGTCCGATGGACAAAGAGGAATACGAGCGCTTCTGCGCCGCCCTGGTTTCCGCCGAGCGCGCGCCCGTACGCGATTTCGACGTCGCGGACCCGAAGGTGTACGAGGGCTGCATGCCGGTGGAGGTGATGGCGCAGCGCGGGACGGATACCCTGCGTTTCGGCCCGCTCAAGCCGGTCGGCCTGCGCGACCCGCGAACGGGCCACCGCCCGTGGGCGGTCGTTCAGCTGAGGCGGGAGGACAGTCAGGGAACTCTGTACAATCTGGTGGGTTTTCAGACCAACCTGAAATTCGGGGAACAGAAGCGCGTGTTCGGGATGATCCCGGGCCTTGAAAACGCCGAATATTTCCGTTACGGCGTCATGCACCGCAATACCTTCCTGAATTCGCCCAAAGTGCTTTCCGCCGACTACAGCCTGCGCGAACGGCCGGCCCTCTTTTTCGCCGGTCAGATTACCGGCGTGGAGGGGTACATGGAATCCGCTTCGTCCGGCATCATGGCGGGAATCAACGCTGTGCGCCGCCTGAACGGGCGGGATACGCTGGTTCTGCCGGACACGACCATGATCGGCGCGCTGAGCCGCTATGTGGCGTGCGGCAGTGAAGCCGATTTTCAGCCCATGGGGGCCAACTTCGGCGTGATCCCGCCGCTCGAGGCGCATATCCGCGACAAAAAGGAGCGCTACGCCGCCTTTTCCGCCCGTTCCCTGCAGGAATTGAAAAAAATCATGGCAGCAAATCAACCAGGCCTT